The Pararhizobium sp. IMCC21322 sequence CCTTCAAGACGCAGGCTCCATTCAACATTTTCTGGTAACGCAAAATGCGCAGGTTCCCCTGAAACCACAATCACTTCAACGGGGTAGTTGCGCGCTGCGCGCGCCTGTCTGATATCTTTCAGCGCAGACCGGATCATCGCACCATCATCAAGTTGCAGACCATTTGCCCGCAAGAGTGCCAGCTTAGTCTCTTTTGCTGTGAATTGCTGTTGCCCGCCAAGATCGACAAATTCCGGTAGAATGCCGAACAGTCTCGCCAACTCATTCAGGGCGTCATCAGCCGTCACCAGGAGCCCTCATTGGGTTTGGCAACCAGGGCGATAACAGACCGTCCTTCGCAGGCAATGGTCCGATCCTTCGCCTGACAGTATGGAAACACATCAAGGGCTGCCGTATCTATAGCGCAGACCCAATGCTGCCCCTCTGGTGTCTCCGGCAAAGTCACTTCACTGGGCTCATCTTCGCGATTGAAAATCAGCAATACGACGTCGCCATCGCTTTCCGTAGGTGGAGCTTCCGCAGAGCATCGCAACGTCAGGCAGAATTGCGATAGTCCGGGGTCCCGCCATTGCAGCGGCGCACCATGAAAATTAGTCCACTCCACATCGGGATATCCGTCCTTGGAACGAGTGGCACCATGCAGGAAACGATTTTGCCGCAAGCATTTATGGTCACGACGAAACTGCGACAACTCACGTGCAAAATCGAGCAACTCCGTATCAGTTTTGCTCCAGTTGATCCAGCCGATCGCATTGTCCTGACAATAGGCATTGTTGTTGCCTTGCTGAGAATTTCCGATTTCATCACCCGCCAAAAGCATGGGTGTGCCCTGTGACAGAAACAGGGTTGCCAGCATATTTCTCTGCCGCTTGGCGCGCCGCTTGCGGATGAGCTCATCATCCGTTTCACCCTCGACACCACAATTATCACTCAGATTTGCATGATGGCCATCGGCGCCATCCTCGCCATTGGCAAGATTATGCCGTTCATTGTAGCGGGTGACATCGGCCAGCGTGAAACCATCATGTGACGTGACGAAATTCAGCGACGCCCATGCTCTGCGTCCATCCTTGTCAAACTCACCGGCAGAGCCAAGCAAGCGTGCACCCAGTTCCTGAGCACTGTGCTTGTCTCCACGCCAGAAACGACGGACCGTATCGCGAAAGCCGTCATTCCACTCTGAAAACTCCGAAGGGAATTGGCCAAGACGGTAACCACCGGGACCAATGTCCCAGGGCTCTGCGATCAATCGCACATCCGACAGGACCGGGTCCTGTCGCAGCGCATCAAAGAAACCGCCCCTGCGATCAAAACCATGATCCTCACGCGCCAGTGTGGTTGCCAGATCAAAGCGAAACCCGTCAACGCCCATCTGCTGAACCCAGAAACGCAGACTGTCCATCACCATGCGCAGCACAAGGGGATGCGCCACATTCACCGTGTTGCCGCAGCCGGTATCGTTGACATAATAACGCGGCTGACCGGAAATCAGCCGATAATAGGAAGCATTGTCGAGGCCGCGATAGCAAAGTGTCGGCCCACGATGATCACCTTCTGCAGTGTGGTTATAGACAACATCCAGAATGACTTTGATGCCATGGGCATGGAATTTCCGCACCATGTTGCGAAAGCCCAACAGCCCCTGAGGACCAAAATAACGTGGCTCCGGCGCAAAAAACCCGATGGTATTATAGCCCCAGTAATTGCGCAGACCCCGAGCCACCAAAAACCCGTCATCGAGGAAGGAATGAACCGGCAGCAACTCAATTGCCGTCACACCAAGCTTTTGCAAATGCTCAAGCATGGGCTCCGAGGCAAGCCCTTCATACGTGCCCTTCACGCTTTGCGGTACCGCCGGGTGCTCCTGTGTCAGACCCTTCACATGAGCCTCATAGATCAGCGCATCTTCCCAGTCACAATCAGGCCGCTCTTCAATCCGCCTGAACAATTCAGGATCTGAGACAACCGATTTTGGAACAAAAGGCGCGCTGTCATTGGCATCAAATGACAGATCCAGCTTGGGCGATTTGGGATCGTAACCCAGTGTCACGGAACTGTTGGTCCAGTCGCCCCTCAATTCGCGCGCATAGGGGTCCAGCAGAAGTTTGTTGGGATTGAACCTGTGCCCCTGCTCCGGTGCATAGGTGCCGTGCGCCCGAAACCCGTAAAGGGTGCCGGGTGACAGCCCCGGCGCATAACCATGCCACACATGACCTGTACGCTCCGGAAGCGGAACACGCGCAGTTTCGACCGCGCCACCTTCTGAAAAAATACACAAATCCATTTGCGTGGCATTGGCCGAGAACACGGCAAAGTTCGTGCCATTGCCATCATGTCGCGCACCAAGATGGTTCGGCGATCCTGCAAGAAGTTCAATCGTCATATTCAGATTTCTTTACTCAAAATCGGCAAGCTCTTTGTACAGATCATAGTAGACTGACGCAGAGCGATCCCAACCCACCGGATACTTCATTGCGGCCAGCACCATCTGTTTCCAGACCGCCTGATCTGCAAACAGATCGCAGGTTCGGTGAATGGCATCGGCCAGTTGATCCGCATTGATCGGAGAAAATACAACACCGGTCGCACGTTTTGATTTCAGATTTGCAGCATTAGCGTCCACGACTGTATCCGCTAACCCACCCGTCTTTGCGACAACCGGCAATGTACCATAGCGTACACCATATAATTGTGTCAGTCCGCAAGGTTCAAAACGCGAGGGAACCAGAATAGCATCACTGCCTCCCTGCAACACATGCGACAGTTTTTCATCATAGCCGATAATCACGCCAACAGACCCGGCATAATCTTTAGCGGCCTTGGTAAAACCGGCCTCAAGGTCCTTGTCGCCAGATCCCAGAAGAGCCAGCCGAGCGCCACGCCCAATCAGGACCGGCAACGCTTCCAGCAGCAGATCAAGACCTTTTTGCGATGTCAGGCGGCTGACCACGCAAAATAGCGGCGCCGTTGGGTTGGAAGTCAGCCCAAAGCGCCGCTCAATAGCCTCACGGTTTTTCAGGCGGCGCTTCAGACTGCGCGTGGAGTAAGGTGCCACAAGGTCGGCGTCTGTCTGTGGGTTCCAGACCTCCAGATCTATCCCGTTGAGAATACCGCACAGATCCTGCTGACGGGCCTGCAGCAAACCTTCCAGTCCCATGCCGAATTCCGGCGTCAGCAGCTCATATGCATAGGTCGGGCTCACAGTTGTGATCTTGTCACTGAGCGCAATGCCAGCTTTGAGGAAACCCAGTTTTCCATAATATTCAATGGCTTCTGAATGAAACAATTCATCCGAGAGGCCAAGATCAGAGCAGACAGACCTGTCGAAAAGGCCCTGAAACGCGATGTTGTGGATTGTCATCACGCAACGCGGCACGGTCACGCCAACACCTTCCATCTGTTCTTGTTTGAGATAGGCCGGTATCAGCCCGGCCTGCCAATCATGCGCGTTGATGACATCCGGTTTCCAGCCTTTGATACCATTCAGGCCAATTCTGGAAGCAACGAAAGACAGCGCTCCAAACCGAAAATGATTATCCGGCCAATCTATGCCTTTAGCATTGAGGTAGATACTGCCGGGACGGTCATACAGATGCGGAGCATCCAGCAGCAACATGTTGAGACCTTCGGCATGGACCGACACAATGCGTGCCGGCCCGCCAAAAAGGTCGGGATATTCCTCAACCACGTCGCCCGAAGCAAGAACTTTGGCCAGAGCCGGATAGGCCGGCAGCAGAACTCTTACATCAACCCCATGGTTCTCAAGAACCTTGGGGACAGCACCAATCACATCTGCCAGACCACCGGTCTTGACGAATGGCGCACATTCGGAGGCGACGAACAGAACATCCATATTACAGATCAAGCCTGTCAATCATTGGCTGGGTGATCAGGCAGACACCACCCTCTGAGCGGCGGAACCGTTTTGCATCAAGCTCCACGTCTTCTCCGACAACCAGTCCTTCGGGAATGGAGACACCTCGATCGACCACAACATTAGTCAGTTGTGCATTGCGACCGATATTGGCGTAAGGCAGAACAACAACACCATCCAGCCTGGAATAGGAATGAGTTTTGACCCCTGTGAACAACAGGCAGCGATTCAACTGTGAGCCGGAGACCACACAACCGCCCGACACCATGGACGAGAGTGCAAAGCCTTTGCGACCCTCTTCATTGTGAATGAATTTGGCAGAAGGCACCAGTTCTGAATACGTCCAGATCGGCCATGAATTGTCATACAAATCAAGCTCTGGCGTGAAATCCGTCAGATCAATATTGGCCTGCCAGAAAGCATCCACCGTTCCCACATCGCGCCAGTAAGGCATCGTCTGATTGGCGCTTCGCACACATGAGCGGCTGAATGGATGCGCAACCGCTTTTCCACCTTTCACGACAGATGGAATGATATCCTTGCCGAAATCATTGCTGGAGTCCGGATTTTCCGCATCCTTGCGCAGCAGATCAAACAAGAACTCTGTTTCAAAGACATAGATACCCATGCTGGCAAGCGCCATATCGGGATGTCCGGGCATTGCGGGGGGATCTTCCGGTTTTTCGACAAAATCCAGAATGACATCATTGTCATCCACATGCATGACGCCAAAGCCACGGGCTTCCATACGCGGAACTTCAATACAGCCAACCGTCACATCTGCACCGCTCTCGACATGATGTTTGACCATCAGCGAATAATCCTGCTTGTAGATGTGATCCCCTGCCAGAATGATCATGTATTTCGGCGCATAGCTCTCGATAATATCGATGTTCTGGGTCACAGCATCAGCTGTGCCCTTGTACCAGTTTTCCTGATCAAGGCGTTGAGATGCTGGCAGGATATCGAGGGATTCATTGCGCTCGGCACGAAAAAAGCTCCAGCCACGCTGCAAATGGCGGATAAGACTATGGGCCTTGTACTGGGTCGCAACGCCAAGACGCCGCATGCCCGAATTGACCGCATTGGACAATGCAAAATCGATGATACGCCCCTTGCCACCAAAATAAACAGCCGGTTTTGCCCGACGTTCCGTCAGTTCCTGCAAGCGACTGCCGCGTCCGCCTGCCAAAACAAACGCCATGGTCTGTTGCGCCAGTCTTTGGGATTCATTGTCCATTTTGTGCTCCTCCACTTTTTGATCTTCGTGTTTTCAAGGGTCTGAACCCAACTCAATCTCCCAACCGGGTTCAGACGCTAGCTTCGTTCAAGTTCAAAGAATATGGTTGTCAAAGGCGGTATCGTAATGCTGATGGAATGTGCTTGCCCGGACGTGCCAATCGGTTCGGAAACCACGCCGCCAAGATTGCCGCGATCTCCACCACCATAATGACGTGAATCCGAATTGAGCTTCTCAATCCATCGCCCTTCATTTGGAATCCCCACACGGCGCGCGCTGCGCTCGACCGGTGTGAAATTGGACACCACCAATACAGGCTGCGACGCATCCTCGCCACGGCGCACCCAGACGAACAGGGATTCTTCAGCAGCGTCGCCTTCCATCCATTCAAACCCGTCTGGTTTGCAGTCCTTCTGGTAGAGCGACGGGCTCTGAGTATAAAGCGCGTTCAGATCGCGAATGAGGTTCTGGATCCCTTGATGCCCCGGATCATCGAGAAGATGCCAATCCAGGCTGGTATTGTGGTTCCATTCCTGACTCTGGGCGAATTCATTGCCCATAAAGAGCAGCTTCTTGCCCGGATGCCCCCACATGAACCCGTAATAAGCGCGCAAATTGGCAAAACGCTCTGACAGATCCCCCGGCATTTTGGACAGAAGCGAACCCTTGCCATGCACCACTTCATCATGACTGATGGGCAGGACAAAGTTCTCGCTGAAAGCGTAGTGCAGACCAAACGTCATCTTGTGATGATGGTATTTTCGGTGGATCGGGTCTTCTGACATGTAGGTCAGCGTGTCGTTCATCCAGCCCATGTTCCATTTGAAACCAAAGCCGAGACCACCATAATTGGTGGGTGCGCTGACACCGGGAAATGCTGTCGATTCTTCCGCGATGGTCATGATTCCGGGAATTGCGCCATAAGCGGTTTCATTCATGACTTTCAGGAAATCAATCGCTTCAAGGTTTTCACGGCCGCCATGCACATTTGGCACCCATTCGCCTTCCTTGCGCGAATAATCCCGATACAGCATGGACGCAACGGCATCCACCCGCAAACCATCAATATGGTGCTCCGTCAGCCAGTAAGCTGCATTCGCTACCAGATAATTTCTGACTTCAAGCCGGCCATAATTGAACAGCAGCGTATTCCAGTCGGGGTGAAACCCTTCGCGGCGATCCGCGTGTTCGTAAAGTGCGGTTCCGTCGAACTGGCCAAGACCATGCTCATCTTCCGGGAAGTGACCGGGAACCCAATCAAGAATAATGCCGATATCCGCCGCATGGCAGGCTTCCACAAAAGCGCGGAACTCTTCCAAAGTGCCGTGGCGAACGGTAGGCGCAAAAAGACCAATCGGCTGATAGCCCCAGGATCCGTCGAATGGAAACTCGGTGATCGGCATCAGCTCAATATGGGTAAAGCCCATATCCTTGACATAATCGACCAGCTGAACGGCGTGCTCATAATAGGAAAGCGGTCTGTTTTCCTCTTCCGGCACGCGCCGCCAGGACCCCAGATGCACTTCGTAAATGGAAATTGGCTGATCTAT is a genomic window containing:
- the glgX gene encoding glycogen debranching protein GlgX, producing MTIELLAGSPNHLGARHDGNGTNFAVFSANATQMDLCIFSEGGAVETARVPLPERTGHVWHGYAPGLSPGTLYGFRAHGTYAPEQGHRFNPNKLLLDPYARELRGDWTNSSVTLGYDPKSPKLDLSFDANDSAPFVPKSVVSDPELFRRIEERPDCDWEDALIYEAHVKGLTQEHPAVPQSVKGTYEGLASEPMLEHLQKLGVTAIELLPVHSFLDDGFLVARGLRNYWGYNTIGFFAPEPRYFGPQGLLGFRNMVRKFHAHGIKVILDVVYNHTAEGDHRGPTLCYRGLDNASYYRLISGQPRYYVNDTGCGNTVNVAHPLVLRMVMDSLRFWVQQMGVDGFRFDLATTLAREDHGFDRRGGFFDALRQDPVLSDVRLIAEPWDIGPGGYRLGQFPSEFSEWNDGFRDTVRRFWRGDKHSAQELGARLLGSAGEFDKDGRRAWASLNFVTSHDGFTLADVTRYNERHNLANGEDGADGHHANLSDNCGVEGETDDELIRKRRAKRQRNMLATLFLSQGTPMLLAGDEIGNSQQGNNNAYCQDNAIGWINWSKTDTELLDFARELSQFRRDHKCLRQNRFLHGATRSKDGYPDVEWTNFHGAPLQWRDPGLSQFCLTLRCSAEAPPTESDGDVVLLIFNREDEPSEVTLPETPEGQHWVCAIDTAALDVFPYCQAKDRTIACEGRSVIALVAKPNEGSW
- the glgA gene encoding glycogen synthase GlgA encodes the protein MDVLFVASECAPFVKTGGLADVIGAVPKVLENHGVDVRVLLPAYPALAKVLASGDVVEEYPDLFGGPARIVSVHAEGLNMLLLDAPHLYDRPGSIYLNAKGIDWPDNHFRFGALSFVASRIGLNGIKGWKPDVINAHDWQAGLIPAYLKQEQMEGVGVTVPRCVMTIHNIAFQGLFDRSVCSDLGLSDELFHSEAIEYYGKLGFLKAGIALSDKITTVSPTYAYELLTPEFGMGLEGLLQARQQDLCGILNGIDLEVWNPQTDADLVAPYSTRSLKRRLKNREAIERRFGLTSNPTAPLFCVVSRLTSQKGLDLLLEALPVLIGRGARLALLGSGDKDLEAGFTKAAKDYAGSVGVIIGYDEKLSHVLQGGSDAILVPSRFEPCGLTQLYGVRYGTLPVVAKTGGLADTVVDANAANLKSKRATGVVFSPINADQLADAIHRTCDLFADQAVWKQMVLAAMKYPVGWDRSASVYYDLYKELADFE
- the glgC gene encoding glucose-1-phosphate adenylyltransferase, with product MDNESQRLAQQTMAFVLAGGRGSRLQELTERRAKPAVYFGGKGRIIDFALSNAVNSGMRRLGVATQYKAHSLIRHLQRGWSFFRAERNESLDILPASQRLDQENWYKGTADAVTQNIDIIESYAPKYMIILAGDHIYKQDYSLMVKHHVESGADVTVGCIEVPRMEARGFGVMHVDDNDVILDFVEKPEDPPAMPGHPDMALASMGIYVFETEFLFDLLRKDAENPDSSNDFGKDIIPSVVKGGKAVAHPFSRSCVRSANQTMPYWRDVGTVDAFWQANIDLTDFTPELDLYDNSWPIWTYSELVPSAKFIHNEEGRKGFALSSMVSGGCVVSGSQLNRCLLFTGVKTHSYSRLDGVVVLPYANIGRNAQLTNVVVDRGVSIPEGLVVGEDVELDAKRFRRSEGGVCLITQPMIDRLDL
- the glgB gene encoding 1,4-alpha-glucan branching protein GlgB, translated to MIDINPDEIRAVASGTHGDVFSVLGLHSHEGQMVVRVFMPGADAVDVLDSDGLTKLVALAPQGSPDGVFSGVVPKRTGRFEYRLRFTKAGHVWVSDDPYRFGPVLGEQDLYFFNEGSHTRLWDALGAHVMTHEGVAGTHFGVWAPNASRVSVVGNFNGWDGRTHVLRRCGQSGVWEIFVPGIGDGQPYKFELMDSHGQLLPQKADPFGFGSEHAPKTASIVRALDGHEWADKGWMSKREMRHSIDQPISIYEVHLGSWRRVPEEENRPLSYYEHAVQLVDYVKDMGFTHIELMPITEFPFDGSWGYQPIGLFAPTVRHGTLEEFRAFVEACHAADIGIILDWVPGHFPEDEHGLGQFDGTALYEHADRREGFHPDWNTLLFNYGRLEVRNYLVANAAYWLTEHHIDGLRVDAVASMLYRDYSRKEGEWVPNVHGGRENLEAIDFLKVMNETAYGAIPGIMTIAEESTAFPGVSAPTNYGGLGFGFKWNMGWMNDTLTYMSEDPIHRKYHHHKMTFGLHYAFSENFVLPISHDEVVHGKGSLLSKMPGDLSERFANLRAYYGFMWGHPGKKLLFMGNEFAQSQEWNHNTSLDWHLLDDPGHQGIQNLIRDLNALYTQSPSLYQKDCKPDGFEWMEGDAAEESLFVWVRRGEDASQPVLVVSNFTPVERSARRVGIPNEGRWIEKLNSDSRHYGGGDRGNLGGVVSEPIGTSGQAHSISITIPPLTTIFFELERS